A single window of bacterium DNA harbors:
- a CDS encoding polymer-forming cytoskeletal protein produces MAFGRGRGEGEEETSGAPAPQAEQSSAQAGLTAFIDQGSAFEGKLSFKDTVRIDGSFRGQISSENTLVVGETGEIDANIESQIVIVSGQVIGDVVATRKIVLHKTAAVEGNLDSPSVVIEDGASFNGQLTMKSQGKSGSRPAADSPGS; encoded by the coding sequence ATGGCATTCGGACGCGGTCGAGGCGAGGGAGAAGAAGAGACATCCGGGGCACCCGCTCCGCAGGCCGAGCAGAGCAGCGCCCAGGCCGGCCTCACGGCTTTCATCGACCAGGGCTCGGCTTTCGAAGGAAAGCTCTCGTTCAAGGACACGGTTCGGATCGATGGAAGCTTCCGCGGGCAGATCAGCAGCGAGAACACGTTGGTGGTCGGCGAGACCGGTGAGATCGACGCCAACATCGAATCCCAGATCGTGATCGTGAGCGGGCAGGTCATCGGTGACGTGGTGGCGACCCGGAAGATCGTCTTGCACAAGACGGCGGCGGTCGAAGGCAACCTCGATTCGCCTTCGGTGGTGATCGAGGATGGCGCCAGCTTCAACGGTCAGCTGACGATGAAGTCGCAGGGCAAGAGCGGATCCCGGCCGGCTGCGGATTCTCCCGGCAGTTAG